From Halanaerobium saccharolyticum subsp. saccharolyticum DSM 6643:
TCTTCATTTACTTTAGAAAATAATTTTTCATAGCTATTATAAACCTCTTCGAGATTAAGCTCCATTGTCTGCAAATCAAAGGTTTCAGCAGTTTGTTTAGCATATTTTTCATCTTCACTAATATTTCCTTCACAGGGGAGTAATAATCCCAGAGTGTTATCTCCAAAAGCTTCTTTGATAAGTCCAGCTACTGCTGCGGAATCAACTCCACCACTCAAACCAACAACTGCTCCTTCTGCATTTCTCGCTTCAACTTTTTGCTGCATCCATTCAATAATTTCTTGATTTAGCATTAATCTTTTTCCTCCTTTGGCTTTATTAATTAATCACAATTAACAGTATAGGTAATCCTGCAACTTATGTCAAGCTTTAAAAGGATATTATCTCTTATATGCTCTTTAATTCAACTATATTCTTCTATATGTAATGCTATCTCTTTATTATAGATGTACTATATTTAAATTGGTCCCAGGACTAGCATATTTATTTGACTTTAAACTGAGCCTAAGATATACTAAGAGGGCTGACTAAAAAAATTAATGTTTAATAACTTAATAGATAATATAGCAACTAAGCCCTGACTATATGAATGTAGTCGGGGCTTTTTACGTATAAGTATAAATTTATCAACCGGCTGCAGTATTATTTGTTAAGAAAATTGTGTGGTTGGTAGATTTAGTATAAGAATATAATAAAAAAAGGAAGTGGAAGTTAATTTGCAAAAGATTAAATTTAATGAATTAAATGTATCAGATGAAATTTTAAAAGCAGTTGAAGAAATGGGTTTTGAAGAAACAACTCCAATTCAGACAAATGCTATTCCGGCAGTACTTAATGGTAAAGACATTGTTGGACAGGCACAGACAGGTACTGGTAAAACAGCTGCCTTCGGTATCCCTCTTTTAGAGGAAATGGATGCTAATAATAAAGATCCTCAGGCAATCATACTCTGTCCTACAAGAGAACTTGCTATTCAGGTATCAGAGGAATTAAAACGACTGGCAAAATATAAAAAGAGAATTTATACTCTTCCTGTTTATGGTGGACAGTCAATCGGAAGACAGATTAAAGCCTTAAATAAAGGAGTTCAAATTGTAATTGGTACTCCTGGTAGAGTAATGGACCATATAAGACGTGGAACTTTGAAACTTGATAATATAGATTATTTTGTACTTGATGAAGCCGATGTTATGTTAGATATGGGTTTTATTGATGATATTGAGACTGTATTAAGAGATATTCCAGAAGACAGACAGACTCTTTTCTTTTCTGCAACTATCCCTCAGTCAATTAAAAGATTGAGCAAAAAGTATCAGAAAAACTCAGAGTTTTTAAGAGTTGCTCACGAAAAATTAACCGTTCCTTCTATTGAACAGTATTATTATGAAATTAGAAGACACGATAAACTTAAAGCTTTAACAAGAATTCTTGATTTAAGCAATCCGGAGTTGGCCATTGTTTTCTGTAATACCAGAAAAATGGTTGATGAACTGAATATTAAACTTCAGGCTCGCGGTTATTTGTCTGATGCTATTCATGGTGGTTTAAATCAAAATCAGCGTGACCGAGTAATGGGTAAATTTAGAAACGGAATTATCGAAATACTGGTAGCTACTGATGTAGCAGCCCGTGGTATTGATGTAGAAGATGTTGAAGCAGTATTTAACTATGACCTGCCTCAAGATACCGACTATTATGTACACAGAATTGGACGTACAGGTAGAGCCGGAAAAAGTGGTGAAGCTCACAGTTTTGTAGTGGGTAAAGATATTTATAAACTGAGAGATATTCAAAAATATACCAAATCAAAAATTAAAAGATCAGAAATTCCTTCTCAAAATGATATTGAAGCAGCTAAATTTGATCAATTTAATGATGAGCTGAGTCAATATATGGATTCTGCTGATTTAGGAAAATATATTGAATTAATTGAAGACTTAATTGATGAGCAGTATTCTGCACTAGAAATTGCAGCTGCTTTAATGAAAAAATCAATCGAAAGAGAAGATAGTGATGATAATCAGCCTGAAAATGCAGGACAGAGCTTTGGTGATACTGGTGCTGAACCAGGAATGGTTAGATTATTTATCAATATCGGTAAAAAAGATAGAGTCTCTCCTCGCCATATTGTAGGAGCTATTGCTGGTGAAACAGGAATGCCCGGTGGCTTAATTGGAGCAATTGATATTTATGATAACTTTACCTTTGTTGAAGTTCCTAGAGAAAAAGGGCATGAAGTATTACAGATCATGAAGGATAACTATATCAAAGGAACTAAAGTTAACATCGAAGCTGCAAGATCTAAGTAAATTAGAACTTGATAGAGTTTCTTATAAAAATTATAGCAGATTGAATATAAAAATGGTGCCAGAAGTATAAAAGCTTCCAGCACCATTTTTTTGTTTAATTTTTTTTAAATTGCCAGATTTGTTTAAATCTTTTTGAATCTCCAGATTTTTGAAGAAAAATCTCCTTTTAAATGAGGCACTTTAAGCCCATAATTCATCAATTCATCCCCACCATAAATTTCTTTACTATTAATATCTTTATAATCAGCTTTAGCATCCAAGTTTTTTAATTTAAGCTTCTCTTCTCGTGGATTGGGAGAAGCTAAAATCTGATAAAAACCTACCAGTATTTCTTCTTTATCTTGATCAGTATAAGACCAGGCAGTAAAATTACCTGCAAATGGACTTCTGAGTCTATAAAAATCACCAAACTGCACCAGTTTTCTTATTTGTTTATAATTATTTACTTGATCTTTAACCGTCTTAATTGCTTCATCATCTAATTTAGTTAGATCAAGCTCATAACCTAAATTACCAAAACTGGCAGTATCATATCTCATTTTAAGAGATGGACTGCGTTTTACCTGGTGATTTGGAACTGCAGAAACATGGGCTCCCATTGAAGATGGTGGATATACCATTGAAGTTCCATACTGAATTTTTAGTCTTTCTACTGCATCAGTATTATCACTGGTCCAGGTCTGAGGCATATAATAGAGCATTCCTGGATCAAAGCGACCTCCACCACCAGCACAGCTTTCAAATAATATTTCAGGAAAACTAGAAGTTATTTCTTCTAAAACTCTATAAAGACCCAAAATATAGCGGTGATTTAACTCCCTCTGTCTTTCAGAATTTAGTTTTAAAGAACCATATTCAGTCATTGGTCTATTCATATCCCATTTAACATACGAGATATTCGCCTTATTTAAAATGTTGGATACTTTTTCGATAATATAATCCTGAACATCTCTGCGGCTTAAATCTAAGATTAACTGCTGTCTGGAAAGCGAAGATTCACGATTTTCAACCTGGATTGCCCATTCTGGATGCTCGCGATATAAGTCACTGTCTGGAGATACCATTTCTGGCTCAAGCCAGAGACCGAAATCCATTCCTAATTTATTAATCTCTTGAGCCAAATATTTTAATCCACCAGGCAGCTTCTCTTCATTGACATACCAATCACCAAGTGATGAAGTATCATCATTTCTCTTTCCAAACCAGCCATCATCAAGTACAAATAATTCAATATCTACTTCTGCAGCCGCTGCTGCCATTTCCAAAATTTTATCAGTATCAAAATCAAAATAGGTACCTTCCCAATTATTAATTAAAACCGGTCTTTCTTTTTCCCTGTGTTCTCCCCTGACCAACCGTCTTTTATATAAATTATGATAATTTTGGGACATCTTATTTAAGCCCTGATCAGAATAGTTCATTACAACCTCTGGCGTCTGGAAAGCAGTACCACTTTCAAGCAGCCAGTTGAAATTGAAAGGGTTAATTCCCATTGTTATTCTTGTTTTTCCATAATGATTTTTTTCAGCCTGAGCAATAAAATTAGCAGAATAAACCAGACTAAAGCCATATGCTTCTCCATGGTACTCATCAGTTTCCGGTTCTACTAAAGCAGCAAATGGATTTTGCTGGTGGCTGCTGCCACCCCGTTTACTGTCAATCCTAGTTATTCCCTGTTCCAGAGGGCGACGAATAATATCGCGCTCCCTCCCCCAGGCACCTGATAACTGAAGCAGTTCTAAGTCTCTATTTTCAAAACCAACACTTACTGACAGGGCTCTTTTAAGATTAATTTTTTGATTCCCTCTATTTTTAAAGTTAACTGATCGACAAATAACCGGATAATCCTTAAAAATTGTATAAGTTAAGGTTACTTCTAAATCTAAAACATCGTCATATAATTTGATATCTAGACTTTCTGCCTCTTCTTGCTTTTCTACATAAACTGAAGGTAAAGTATCTAAACTTTTCTTTCCTGGATAAATCTTTTGATCTTTATATTTTAAATCACTGATAATTGAACCAGTTTCATTTTCTATCTGATAGGCAGGCTCCCTAAAATCAGATTGCCCAAAAGAGGGATACTCGCGCGCAATATTTTCGAGAATAAAACCAGTATCATTTTTAACTGCATAGGCCTCATAAGGTTTATGCTGGGAAACCGGATAACGATCCAATCTTTCAGCATTTTTAATTTTTTTCCCCCAGTAAAGATGGCCTAATTGACCATTTTTTAATATTTTAATTACATAACTTATCTCATTATTTTGTAAATGAAAGATTTTCCTGTCTGCATAAAAATCAATAGACATCTTGTTCCCTCCAGTTAATAAAATTATAAATTCGATTTAAAGCGATATAAATCAGGTGCACGGTGCATCTAAGTTAATTATATTTTTTTAGCTGCATAATTTTATAATAGAGTTGCTCAGCTTTTTTAGCCATTTCATCAATAGAATAATTTTCAGCCATTTCTCGTGCATTTTTAGCACTTTCTTCATATTTTTCTCTATTAATTAATAATTCTTCAATTTTGCTGCTCCATTTATCAATATCTGCTTCTGTTTTATAACCGTTATATCCATTATTAATTACATCATCAATTCCACTTGATTTAAGAGCAACAACAGGATTATTGCCTGCCATAGCCTCTAATAAGACCATTCCTTGTGTTTCAGTTGTAGAAGCAAAGACAAATAGCTCAGATGCTAGATAATATTTTGCCATCTCTCTAAAATCAACTGCACCTATTAATTCAATATAGTTCTCTAAGTTATTATTCTTAATATACTGCTCAATATTTTCTTTTTCAGAACCACTACCTATGATTATTAATTTAAAATTTAGATCACTATTTTCTTTTAATCTTTTAATTCCTTTCAGCAGAAAATATAAGTTTTTTTCTTTAGATAATCTAGAAACAGTAATTAACAAATACTTAGAATCACCAATTAGCTTTTCTCTCAGTCTATCAATTTTTTCCTGACTGCAGTTATAATAATCAAAATCAATTCCAGTCGGCATAACTTTAATGTATCGACTAACTCCCACATTACGCAAATATTCTTTAGTTGATTCAGTTGGTGCAAAAACAGCATCAGTCTTATTTGAAAAGCTTTTAATCAAAAAATGTGAAAGTCTATTAGCAAAAAATTTACGCATAAATAAAATATTAGGAACATAGTGAGCATATTTTTCCAGACGGGTATGATAGGTAAATGCAAGTGGTAAATTAAACTTTTCTGCCAATTTTCTTCCCTTATTACCAAGCCAGAACGGATGGTGTGCATGGACTAAATCAAAATTACCAGCTTTAAAATCTTTTTTAATCTGAGGTGAATAAATATTTGTTACAGGAAATTCTAGACCTGATTCTTCATAATGATAAATTGATTTACAGCGTATAATATTTTCTTCGTTTTCAGTTTTTTCTTTATACTCTGGTGCAAAAATTTTAATCTCATGTCCTCTTTTTCTTAAAGCTTTTGCAAGACGCTGAATTGAAATCGGTACTCCTCCAATAACTGGAAAATAATTATTTGTAAACATTGCTATTTTTAATTTTTTATCTTCAAGCTCATTTTCTGAATAAGCAAAATCACGATAATAATCTACCTCTTTATTGATTTCTCTATGTAAAATATAGAGAATTGTTAGTCCAATAAACAATACTAATAAAATATTAATATAATTTGCGTAAAAGAAAGACTGCAGAGCTACCCAAACATTAACTAATAATTTAGAAAATGTACCCGGATTATTTTCTAAACGTTCTAAATTTACCTCAATTCCATTTTTATCTACATTAACCAACAAGTAGTGATAGAAACTGTTTTCATTCTCAAAAATTAATTCTCCTCCAGCACCACCACTAATATAATAGTTAACACCATCAATATTTTCCTGATGATAGATTTCCAGATTTGAAGAAAAAACAGTATTAACATTGTATTCTGCAAAGATATTTTGATAAAAATTTCTCAACTTTTTTTCTTCAATGTATTTAATGCTGTCATCTATTAAATAATCCGTATCTATATTTAAAGGTGTTTTATTCATTATTACAAATTTCTTTTCATAAGCAGCCGCTTCTTTCAATTCATTTTCCAGCCACTGCTGCTGCCAGCTTAAATTAGTATTTTCAGTAGTATCTAAAAATATAAAATATGAATCATTAATTTGGAAAGAATAATAAAAAGGTCCAAAATATTTATAAAAATTTTCATTACCATCATCTTTAATTTCTTTACTGCCTATAGCAGTTAAAAATGGAAGATTCATCTTTTCTAAGGTTCTGTAAAAAACCCTATATTTACTTTCATCTCCATCTCTAAGATTATTACCTGTAGAAATTATAAAATCTACATTACCACTATTAATTTGTTCTAGAATTCTATTATCAAATATTGTAATAGAATTTTCAATATTACCAACTACAGCAAATGTATATTCGTTTGCCTGAACATTATTTTTGATAATATCCATATTTTTTACATTTACTGCATTAAAATCTTGAATTGTATAAGGGGCATAAATTTTATAAGTAATTAAAATTAGAATTATTAAGATAAAAATTGTTAAATAAATTTTGCTTTTACTTTTCATCATCTATGCCTCCCCTAATAATCAAATAGAAAAAAACAAAAACACCAATAAAAATACCGACGTATTTACTAAAAAATCTCCAATAAAATAATAAGGGGAATAAGTCTTGTTTTTCAACAAATCCAGCAAATAGTAATGAATAGCCTCCTTCTGCAATCCCAGCAGCTCCAGGAGTAGGAGCGAAATACATAATAAAGACAACTAGTATCTGTAGTGTCAAAATCCTTAAAAAGTTAATATCATAGCCGAGTCCCTGCAGGACTAAATATGAAAATGAAAATTCTGCTAATAAAAATAGAGTTGTACATAAAAATGATAAAATGACAAAAATCTTTTTCCCTTGAATGAAAAATGCCAGATCTTCTGAAAAAAGTTCAAGGTGCTTAAAAATATATAAGATTATTTTTCTAAATCTTTTTTTAGATAATAAGTGTTTAGATTTAAGAAAATAAAAAAACTTATAAATACATTTCATAATTAATCTGAGTTTGAAAATCAAAAGGTAGAACACAAAAAAATAAAGAGCTAAAAATATAGCTAGATAAATAAAAACATAATTTCCAGGAAGTAAGTTAAGCATAGATTGATTTCTAAAAATAATAAAAGGAACTGATAAAAATAGCATTGTAGCAGATAATAAAGTTCTAATTAAAACTGCAGCTGATGATTTTCCTAAGGGTACTCCTTTTTTTTGCAAAAAATATACCTGAGCAAAACCCCCACCGGTTGCAAGTGGTGTTATATTTGAAATAAAAATATTAATAAAAACTAGCTTATAAACATTCCAAAATGAGATATCTGCATTTAAAGTTTTTAGAACAAAATATAACCTTGATCCATCCAAAATGAAATAAAAAAACAAAAGCATAATAATCGAAATTATAATTGCTTTAGGAAAAGTAAAGAATATATCTAAATTACTTCCCTGAGAATAAATTTTCCTAATATAATATAAAGATACTGCTGATATAAATATAAAAAGCCCAAAATAGAGGAGAGAATTTTTTAAATTAAAATATTTTTCTATAAAATTTTCATTTTTATCTGCCATAAAATCCTCCCTTTCTTAGTTTAATAGTCTTATATATCAATTATATTATACTTGAGAAAAAATGTAAAAATAGAATTTATTTTAATTAACTCTTAATTTTTTTAACTTAACTTAATTTAATAGTAATTTTATTCACAGTAACTGGAACTTTAAATTCCAAACTGTTATTAAAATAATTAAATTTAGTTAATTTGCTGTTATCAACATCAATATTTAGAGGTTCTTTTGTTAAATTATTAAAAATTAGTTTATAGTCTTTAAACTCCTGTTGATAATTATCTTGGATGCTATTGATCTTAAATATTATTTGATTGTCAGTATATTTGTAATCAAATTTAGTGATATTATATATTCCATTTTGATAATCATAAGAAATACCATCATCATCATAAAGTTCATAACTACCGGAATTATTGACTTCAGATAAAAATATATTTAATTCCAGAGATTCAATTTCTTTTTCACCAATATAATTCAGTTTTTCATTTAAGGGAACAATACTTCCTGCTTTAATTAAAATTGGCATAGTAGCTAAAGGTGCATCTATAATAATGTGTTTTTTACCATGATAAATTTCTTTTGTCCAAAAATCAAACCACTTACCTTCAGGCAAGTAGATCATTCTTTTATCTTTATCGGGCTGATAAACTGGTGCTATCATTATACTATCTCCAAACATAAACTGATCTGATAGGTTCTGACATTCTTCATCTTCTGGAAATTCCATAATTAAAGGTCTCATAACAGGAATTCCTGTTTTAGATGCCTGATAAAAAAGATTATAAAGATGTGTTATAAATTTATATCTTAATTCGATATATTTTTTTATTATTTTTTCGTATTTTTTTCCAAAAGACCAGGGTTCTTGAGAAATTGCTCTAACCTCACAGTGATTTCTAAAAAAAGGAGAAAAAGCTCCAAGTTGAGTCCAACGGCATAAAAGTTCACCATTACTATTACCGGTAAAACCGCCAACATCTGTCCCACAAAAACTTATACCTGACATTCCCATATTCATCAGCATTGGCATTGCCAATTTAAGATTATCCCAAAAACTTCGGTTATCTCCCGTCCAGACTGCAGAATAACGTTGAATACCAGCAAAACCTGCTCTGGTTAAAACAAATGGTCTTTCATTATCTAGACTTTCTTTTAATCCTTTATAAGTAGCTTGATCCTCTAGGAGTCCATATAAATTATGAAAACGGCGGTGAGTTCCGGAATCACCATCATTTTGATGCATCACAGCAAGATCCATAGTGTCCTCTTCGTTAAAAACAGCCGGTTCATTCATATCATTCCAAATTCCTTTAACTCCAAGCTCTACAAAATCTTGCTGCAATCCTGACCACCAGTTTCTTACTTTTGCTTGAGTAAAGTCAGGAAAAGCACAATTACCAGGCCAGACTTTATCTATAAATACTTTACCATCAAGATATTTGCAAAAATAATCATTTTCCATTCCCTCTTGATAAAGTTTATATTCAGGATCTTTTTTAATACCAGGATCTATAATTGTAACTGCTTTAATCCCCTCTTTGCCCATTTTGGAAATCATGGCGGCAGGATCAGGAAAACGATCTTCATTCCAGGTGTAAATTTTATATTGGTCCATGTAATGAATATCAAAATGAAAAGCATCACAGGGTATTTCTTTATCTCTAAATTTTTTAACAAGCTCAGCAACTTTTGCCTGTGGATAATAACTGTAGCGTGATTGATGATAACCCAGGGACCATTTTGGAGCTAAAGGCATAGTTCCTGTAATTTTAGAATATTTGCTGATTACTTCTTTTAATGAAGGGCCATTAAAGAAATAATAATCCAGAACTCCACCTTCAGCCCAGAAAGAATAATAGGGCTGACCTTCACTACCAAGATCAAAGTATGTTCTATATGAGTTATCAAAATATATCCCATAACTATTGTTTTGATTAAAACTTATCAAAAATGGAATTGATTGGTACAAAGGATCAGTATCACTAACATGGGGGACAAATGTATCGTGATTCCACATCTCATAAAGTCTACCTTTTTTATCAAGCCAACCGGTTTTTTCACCAAGTCCGTAAAACCTTTCGTTATTTTTAAATGACTTCCAGGCTCTAAGCTTCTTTTTTTTCCAACCTAAAGAATATTTGCTGTAATCTTGATGAATTAATTTTCCTTCTTTATTAAAAACTTGGAGAAAAAATTTTTCTTTTTCAATCTTAATTACTAATTTTTCTGTTTTTATAATTAATTCTTTGTTATTTTCTTCAAATTTAAAATCATTATAACTTAAATTATG
This genomic window contains:
- a CDS encoding glycosyltransferase; translation: MKSKSKIYLTIFILIILILITYKIYAPYTIQDFNAVNVKNMDIIKNNVQANEYTFAVVGNIENSITIFDNRILEQINSGNVDFIISTGNNLRDGDESKYRVFYRTLEKMNLPFLTAIGSKEIKDDGNENFYKYFGPFYYSFQINDSYFIFLDTTENTNLSWQQQWLENELKEAAAYEKKFVIMNKTPLNIDTDYLIDDSIKYIEEKKLRNFYQNIFAEYNVNTVFSSNLEIYHQENIDGVNYYISGGAGGELIFENENSFYHYLLVNVDKNGIEVNLERLENNPGTFSKLLVNVWVALQSFFYANYINILLVLFIGLTILYILHREINKEVDYYRDFAYSENELEDKKLKIAMFTNNYFPVIGGVPISIQRLAKALRKRGHEIKIFAPEYKEKTENEENIIRCKSIYHYEESGLEFPVTNIYSPQIKKDFKAGNFDLVHAHHPFWLGNKGRKLAEKFNLPLAFTYHTRLEKYAHYVPNILFMRKFFANRLSHFLIKSFSNKTDAVFAPTESTKEYLRNVGVSRYIKVMPTGIDFDYYNCSQEKIDRLREKLIGDSKYLLITVSRLSKEKNLYFLLKGIKRLKENSDLNFKLIIIGSGSEKENIEQYIKNNNLENYIELIGAVDFREMAKYYLASELFVFASTTETQGMVLLEAMAGNNPVVALKSSGIDDVINNGYNGYKTEADIDKWSSKIEELLINREKYEESAKNAREMAENYSIDEMAKKAEQLYYKIMQLKKYN
- a CDS encoding lysylphosphatidylglycerol synthase transmembrane domain-containing protein encodes the protein MADKNENFIEKYFNLKNSLLYFGLFIFISAVSLYYIRKIYSQGSNLDIFFTFPKAIIISIIMLLFFYFILDGSRLYFVLKTLNADISFWNVYKLVFINIFISNITPLATGGGFAQVYFLQKKGVPLGKSSAAVLIRTLLSATMLFLSVPFIIFRNQSMLNLLPGNYVFIYLAIFLALYFFVFYLLIFKLRLIMKCIYKFFYFLKSKHLLSKKRFRKIILYIFKHLELFSEDLAFFIQGKKIFVILSFLCTTLFLLAEFSFSYLVLQGLGYDINFLRILTLQILVVFIMYFAPTPGAAGIAEGGYSLLFAGFVEKQDLFPLLFYWRFFSKYVGIFIGVFVFFYLIIRGGIDDEK
- a CDS encoding alpha-galactosidase, with translation MSIDFYADRKIFHLQNNEISYVIKILKNGQLGHLYWGKKIKNAERLDRYPVSQHKPYEAYAVKNDTGFILENIAREYPSFGQSDFREPAYQIENETGSIISDLKYKDQKIYPGKKSLDTLPSVYVEKQEEAESLDIKLYDDVLDLEVTLTYTIFKDYPVICRSVNFKNRGNQKINLKRALSVSVGFENRDLELLQLSGAWGRERDIIRRPLEQGITRIDSKRGGSSHQQNPFAALVEPETDEYHGEAYGFSLVYSANFIAQAEKNHYGKTRITMGINPFNFNWLLESGTAFQTPEVVMNYSDQGLNKMSQNYHNLYKRRLVRGEHREKERPVLINNWEGTYFDFDTDKILEMAAAAAEVDIELFVLDDGWFGKRNDDTSSLGDWYVNEEKLPGGLKYLAQEINKLGMDFGLWLEPEMVSPDSDLYREHPEWAIQVENRESSLSRQQLILDLSRRDVQDYIIEKVSNILNKANISYVKWDMNRPMTEYGSLKLNSERQRELNHRYILGLYRVLEEITSSFPEILFESCAGGGGRFDPGMLYYMPQTWTSDNTDAVERLKIQYGTSMVYPPSSMGAHVSAVPNHQVKRSPSLKMRYDTASFGNLGYELDLTKLDDEAIKTVKDQVNNYKQIRKLVQFGDFYRLRSPFAGNFTAWSYTDQDKEEILVGFYQILASPNPREEKLKLKNLDAKADYKDINSKEIYGGDELMNYGLKVPHLKGDFSSKIWRFKKI
- a CDS encoding DEAD/DEAH box helicase, with the protein product MQKIKFNELNVSDEILKAVEEMGFEETTPIQTNAIPAVLNGKDIVGQAQTGTGKTAAFGIPLLEEMDANNKDPQAIILCPTRELAIQVSEELKRLAKYKKRIYTLPVYGGQSIGRQIKALNKGVQIVIGTPGRVMDHIRRGTLKLDNIDYFVLDEADVMLDMGFIDDIETVLRDIPEDRQTLFFSATIPQSIKRLSKKYQKNSEFLRVAHEKLTVPSIEQYYYEIRRHDKLKALTRILDLSNPELAIVFCNTRKMVDELNIKLQARGYLSDAIHGGLNQNQRDRVMGKFRNGIIEILVATDVAARGIDVEDVEAVFNYDLPQDTDYYVHRIGRTGRAGKSGEAHSFVVGKDIYKLRDIQKYTKSKIKRSEIPSQNDIEAAKFDQFNDELSQYMDSADLGKYIELIEDLIDEQYSALEIAAALMKKSIEREDSDDNQPENAGQSFGDTGAEPGMVRLFINIGKKDRVSPRHIVGAIAGETGMPGGLIGAIDIYDNFTFVEVPREKGHEVLQIMKDNYIKGTKVNIEAARSK
- a CDS encoding glycoside hydrolase family 31 protein, coding for MDNSETLLQGKSSRDDSIDYHKLSGILNYKIEDNQIRFNFKNASLVIRFLTADIFRIIMANSKQQFNYKSTEAVIDHNLSYNDFKFEENNKELIIKTEKLVIKIEKEKFFLQVFNKEGKLIHQDYSKYSLGWKKKKLRAWKSFKNNERFYGLGEKTGWLDKKGRLYEMWNHDTFVPHVSDTDPLYQSIPFLISFNQNNSYGIYFDNSYRTYFDLGSEGQPYYSFWAEGGVLDYYFFNGPSLKEVISKYSKITGTMPLAPKWSLGYHQSRYSYYPQAKVAELVKKFRDKEIPCDAFHFDIHYMDQYKIYTWNEDRFPDPAAMISKMGKEGIKAVTIIDPGIKKDPEYKLYQEGMENDYFCKYLDGKVFIDKVWPGNCAFPDFTQAKVRNWWSGLQQDFVELGVKGIWNDMNEPAVFNEEDTMDLAVMHQNDGDSGTHRRFHNLYGLLEDQATYKGLKESLDNERPFVLTRAGFAGIQRYSAVWTGDNRSFWDNLKLAMPMLMNMGMSGISFCGTDVGGFTGNSNGELLCRWTQLGAFSPFFRNHCEVRAISQEPWSFGKKYEKIIKKYIELRYKFITHLYNLFYQASKTGIPVMRPLIMEFPEDEECQNLSDQFMFGDSIMIAPVYQPDKDKRMIYLPEGKWFDFWTKEIYHGKKHIIIDAPLATMPILIKAGSIVPLNEKLNYIGEKEIESLELNIFLSEVNNSGSYELYDDDGISYDYQNGIYNITKFDYKYTDNQIIFKINSIQDNYQQEFKDYKLIFNNLTKEPLNIDVDNSKLTKFNYFNNSLEFKVPVTVNKITIKLS